GCATCTTTACCCTGATCACTCTCTATTCACCAATTATTCCCATTTCCCTTTATGTTTCTATTGAGGTACATTCATTATTGTTATATGATAAATAATTGTTCTTTCAGGGTCTTTAGTCTGACCGaatcttgttttttttcttgtattttAGATGATCAAATTTATTCAGTCAACTCAGTTCATCAATAATGACTTGCATATGTACCATCCGGAAACCAATACCCCTGCATTGGCACGGACGTCCAATTTAAATGAAGAACTTGGGCAGGTGGAGTACATATTTTCTGATAAAACTGGAACTCTTACGAGAAACCTAATGGAGTTCTTTAAGTGTTCAATTGGTGGAGAGACATATGGAACTGGTGTTACTGAAATAGAAGTGGGAGTAGCAAACATGGAGGAGGTACATTAACTCTCTAACTTGGAATAAGGGTCAACTTGATCCTTAAAGtatgaaatttgttttttaaagaaaaaaaagaacagaAGAAGTATGAAAATCTGCTTTAAAAATTTCACAGGTACAGAATCCATCAACCAAAACACATGATAAGGGTTTCAATTTTGATGATGCTAGGCTTATGTGTGGTGCTTGGAGGAATGAGCCTAATCCCGATATGTGTAAGGTAATTTACTTACATAATGATTCTCAAAATGAAGCTTGTAAAGTTATAAAATAGTATCTATtgatttaatctttatatatatgagtaatATTTATGGGCtgattttgtcttttaaaagtttaacaTTATCCTAGAAAACTGCATGCATTGTGATATCTTGTATACATGTTTTTAGTACAACTTGTTTCAGATATGGTTcattgtttgtatattttttatcttagtaaGAAACTATTATGGTAGATGTTTGTGTTTCCATTTTACCAAGACCAATTTCCTTGTTTGTTTAGGAGTTTTTCAGATGCCTTGCTATCTGTCATACTGTCCTCCCTGAAGGGGAAGAGACCCCCGACAAGATTCGATATCAAGCTGCATCCCCCGATGAGGCTGCTTTAGTTACTGCCGCAAAAAAATTTGGCTTCTTCTTTTACAGGTATATGTGATTTTATTACACTTCAAATTACGTACAAGCTGATGAAAGTCAATGTGATTATGGAGTATAGATTTTGTGCATTGGTCATCATATAATGCTTAGATTTAAACTATTTTAGGCGTACACCTACAATGGTATATGTTCGTGAATCGCATGTGGAGAAAATGGGGAATGTTCAAGATGTTTCATATGAAATTCTTAATGTCCTTGAGTTTAACAGGTATGCTAATGTTTTCACTAGCTATCCTAGATGCTTGATGGAATGTACCCTGACCATTGTTATAATTGCTTCTTATAGTACTAGAAAACGGCAGTCTGTTGTATGTCGTTACCGAGATGGAAGGCTGGTATTGTACTGCAAAGTAAGAACCTAATAAGCCTCCCTTGCAACTTGAACTTCTTTCTTAAGATGTAAACTGATGCTAATCAGATTATATGTTGATCACAGGGGGCCGATTCTGTAATTTACGAGAGATTAAGAGATGGAAAtgatgaaataaaaaagattactAGGGTGCATATGGAACAATACGGAGAAGCGGGATTGCGAACTCTTTGCCTGGCTTATAGAGATTTAAGTCCAGATATGTATGAAAGCTGGAATGAGAAGTTTATCCAAGCTAAATCTTCTCTACGAGACCGTGAGAAGAAATTGGAGGAGGTGGGTCACTTGATAAGTTATCCGTTATACttgactatatgtctatataagaGGGGGGACTTTCAATCCATTTACCTTTGAATGGGTCGATTTTGGTTGTGGTTTatttcaaatgggtcaaatagaAAATGTTAGCTTACATGGCCACTGCTCCACtagttttaattttctaaaagtCTGTTTTTAGTGAATACAGTGTCCTACATTGCTTTTAGTTCTAAAAGTCTGATTTTAGTGAATACAGCTTCCTACATTGTTTTTAGTCCTCCATTCACCCAGTTTGTTACCTGTAGAATTATATCTATGTCTGAAATCATGTGAAACTTAAAACAGGTGGCAGAAATGATAGAAAAGGATCTTAGTTTGATTGGGTGCACTGCTATAGAAGACAAGCTTCAAGAAGGGGTACCAGCCTGCATAGAAACTCTTTCTAAAGCGGGTTTAAAGATATGGGTGCTTACAGGGGATAAGTTGGAAACAGCAATAAATATAGCTTATGGTAtgtcttttttatatatgttaagatAAAATTCATACACGTTATTTCCTTAACATCttattagtgttttttttttttttttgttcttttcaacTTCAGCTTGTAAGTTGATTAACAATGACATGAAGCAGTTTACTATCAGTTCAGAAACCGACGAGATTAGACACGTTGAAAGCAGAGTAGGCACTCTCCTTTCtattatgtttgatttatatattagaCTAGAGGTGGAAAATTGGGCGGGTTGGATAAGGGGTCAAATGAATTTTGGTTGAGTGGGTAGCTCATTCCTACTGGTTGAAACGGGATGGATTGTGTTTGCCCTGACACACTTTTTGTCCGAAAGCTTGAGTATGTCTAGCGTGTCTAATATGATCAGAAGAGCTCTATAATGCACTAATAATCTAACctctttttttttaccaatatAATTTACAAGGTTACATACATCGAAAGGATAATACTTTGTTTGACTTTTGACACGTTTCCTTTTAAGctgtcttttttcttttacttggTTGATTTTTTTCTGGATAGAACATAACCTGAAGAGATCCATTCATAAACTGAAGTCAAATTTTTATCCAGGGTGACCAGGTGGAAATTGCTCAATTTATAAAAGAGACGGTTAAAACCGAATTACAGAAGTATCATAAAGAAGCACAAAGGATCCTTAGTAGTCAATCCGGTCAAAAGTTGGCTCTTCTTATAGACGGGAAGTGCTTAATGTATGCTTTAGACCCGAGTTTGAGGTCGATGTTGCTTAATTTGAGTTTGAACTGTAGTTCAGTTGTCTGCTGCCGTGTTTCTCCTTTACAGAAGGCGCAGGTAATCTCTATGTAAATTTAGGATTTTGTTCATCATAATAAATTACTTTTTGGTCATACAAAGTATCTTTGCTTGTCATAAAAAAACACAGGTGACAAGACTGGTGAGAAAAGGTGCAAACAAGATAACTCTAAGTATTGGTGATGGCGCAAATGATGTTGGAATGATTCAAGCAGCAAATATTGGGGTCGGGATTAGTGGTTTGGAAGGAATGCAGGCAGTGATGGCTAGTGATTTTGCAATTGCCCAGTTTCGCTTTTTGACAGATTTACTCCTTGTGCATGGACGGTGGTCATATCTTAGATTATGCAAGGTTCATCCTTACTTCCTGCCTGAACCTTTAAAACAGAGGTGGCAAGATCTATCCGTTCACTTAGAACGGGTGGTTCGGATGATGTTTTATATCTTACTGGTCAAAAGGGGAAAATTAGGCCAAGCCAAGTAAATAGGTCAAATGGTTCAATAGTTGCCCAACTGTATTTTAAATGCATTAAATCCTGTAAATCATTTTAGTGTGTTATTGAAACAATATGATTTTGGTGATCAATGTTTGACTAActagttatttataaaagaaaaaaagctaCTACATCTTGGGGGAAAAAGTGTTTTGGGTTTACACTATCTGACCTGAGCAAAAAAGCACATGTTTTGGCCAGGCCTCATTTAATCCATTATCTAGCCCACCTGCCCCCGCCCATTGTGCACCATCCACTTTAACAGTTTATGCATCTGCACCCCATGCTCATTGCTTAAAAACACTTTTCTTGTAGGTCGTGTCCTACTTCTTTTACAAGAATCTTACTTTCACGTTGACTCAATTTTGGTATACTTTCCAAACTGGGTTCTCGGGTCAAAGATTCTATGATGATTGGTGTCAGTCTTTGTACAATGTCATTTTCACCGCCTTGCCTGTTGTCATTGTTGGACTGCTTGACAAGGTATTTTCTATGTTTTCATGAACACTAAAACGAACACTAGAATACAgcaattttaaattaattagagaTTCTTCACAGTACTTGAACTAGAAAGGAACTTTAGTTTCGGCAATGATCTTTGCAGGATGTGAGTGTATCCCTTTCAAAGAACTATCCACAGTTATACCAAGAGGGAATAAAGGATTCCTTCTTTAACTGGAGAATTGTCGGTACATTGGCTTTCTTTGCAGTTTACCAATCAATAATCGTATACAACTTTGTGGTCGTTTCGAGTACATCGGGGTTGACCTCATCAGGATTGATGTTGGGCCATTGGGATGTTAGCACATTGGCATTCACGTGTCTTGTGATTACAGTCAATTTGCGTCTTCTTATGATGTGTAGCACGGTTACAAAGTGGCATAACATAAGCATAGGAGGCAGCGTTCTATTATggttcatattcatattcatatactCCATCGTTTTTGTAAATAAGGTGCGTGTCATTTCATGTATTCATAGTGTTTTAGATCCTCAGAAGTAGCTTAACTCTCTTTTGGCGTCCTAAAtagattatttattattattatttggttTACATTGCTTGCAGTCCACACCTAATTTGGAtgtatttcttgtttttcaacttcagGGCACCTTTTTCACCATATATGTGCTAATGAGTACCGTCTACTTCTATCTGATGGTCATTCTTGTAccaacttttgcacttttagcAGACTTCATATACCAAGGGTAAGCTTTGCTGGTTTATAAATTACAAGTAGCAAAATGGGTGGATCTGGTGGATTGGACAATGGAAAAACATACCGGGTTGTGTAGACAGAATATTTTTGTCCAAAATTTTTCAATCtcttataaatatttagttacTTGGATATGATCAcgaaattaatattattatagtaacaatataatgtttttaaaaaagtgATTCAacagattttattttttaattatacactTTGGGCGATTTTCATtcagtttgtttcttttttaactaaaaCCCGCATATCCTGTAAGCGGAACAAGCATAACCTGAATAGCCTCGTTCATAAGTAAGCATTCTGACACAAGAATCTGTAATTTCTTTGTTTGGGTTCAGGTTCCAGAGATGGTTATTCCCATACGATTATCAGATTGTTCAGGAAATCCATAGGCACGAGTCAGATTCTGTTGGTGTAGGATTGCTGGATATAGCTAACCAACTGAGCccagaagaagaaagaaggtaTGCATTTGCTATGCTCCCAAAGGAGAAGTCAAAGCACACAGGTTTCGCCTTCGACTCACCAGgatacgagtcattttttgctaaTCAGCAAGGAGTGGTTGCACCCCATAAAGCTTGGGATGTCGTTCGAAGAGCTAGCATGAAACCAAAGGACAAAAAACCTTTAAACAGCTAATAGAATAGTGAGAGGTTTATATAGAAACGCACGAAAGAACATACATATAGAGTGAGAACTTTGGAAAGAGAATTAAAAATCCTTCTGTTTTGGTTAGTATTAGGTTTCTACAAATttcaactttatttttgttCACAAGGTATAGGCAGTATAACAATAGTGATGTCAGAAAAAACAAAGAGATTTATCAGTCGCGGTTCTTTCCTTATTCGTTGATCGTCATCTTCTTTTAGCTTCTTTAGGTTGTACGAACATCGTCCAGACCCTTAAAATCGACTTGTGTACATTCCATGATGAATGCACAGGGATGAAACCTGTGTTAGTTTCAATTTCTGTGATACATAGATGTAATGCCACAAACTACAAAGAAATGTATTCTTTTAATCCATAAAGTGAGGCATCCGATTAAATCTATTCTCAGCATAACCAGTTTGTTTGCTAGTTGCTACTAAAATTTGTTCTACTACACTAGCTtccataataatattttttattctatCGACTGTTCTTGGTTAATATGTTCATGTTGCCCTTCATATTTTTTATCATTAGCAAAAGTTCTTAGCCTTGATATTTATCAGCGAATTGTCATTCTATTTTACTTGCAGacacaaaattttgaaaaatacaaTTGAAACTGTTGATCCAACACTGTGAGTAGGCCTTGGGAATATTTTTGGCTGAAAGACATGATCTTTGTTTTACCGgtaaaatagttattttaggtttttttttagggtttttgttaatGACAGTTTGTCAGtaaaaatttataagtttttaaacatgtaataagtTGCTAGTGATTgtaattatcattttcctttttttaaaagaaaaataaatctagACACATCCTAATATAActctttattataatttaaaagttaatatattaactcttaattttttttttttttttgaaaggcataATGAGTTCTAATTGGTAGTAGTCATAGAACCTTACCCAACGCGTACCATTTTATCATTGTCAGATCAGCACCACGTTATCTCTTTCTTATTTCATATTTCATAAAATATCAATACCAACCATACCTTTTACTCACATCTTTTTAACCTATttctcaaatattttaatacttttaaCTATTGGTTGAAAGTGACAGAAGTCTTCACCTAATGTTTTCTTGCACTTTTTCATGAGGATATAGttacttatttttttgaaaaaaaacttgaaaaaaaattgaagtcaatcacttttttttgaagaaaatggtTTGAGAAAACTATTGAGAAAGGGAGAGTTGGGAACGgtctatataataatatttctataaattttgtttttctttaaaaaaaatagaagatagACAACTTAAATATTCTAACATTTTTCCGTTCAAAAAAatcatactaatattttaatattttaaggtCACAAAGCTTTAGTTTATGCCTATGACCACATGGTACAATTGTGATATGGAGTCGATGTCTAACATCTCCTCTACTTACATATCCTCCAtccctgttttttttttgcttttgggGTTAGCCTAGTCCCTCGcatgttgatatgtgatttGTGACATAAAATTATTATGCCCCCACTATTCTGAAGTATGAATTTCACATTTTAGGCTCCTAGAGAATTTTTCACATATTACACTTTAATAATTATCAAATGAAATAATAGTCATGGAAGCCTGCTTTCTAGAGTTAAGATTTTTATAAACCCAGCCTCTAAAGTTATGTTGACTATCGAAAGCTTTCTAAATTTAGTGTTTATCAGTATTAAAATAACTGTACATTGTGCTTGGAATTTCTTACCTTGAAACAACAAACAACATAACTAAATTCCAAACAATAACTTAATTGAGTAAAATATAATGACATAATAGGTTTcattcggaaaaaaaaaaatattgaaaaaataacCCTAACCTCTCATCGAGAAGTACCATGTCAACCTTAAAGGTTTGATCCCATTTACAGATTATTCAAGCCTTCATATTTCAAAAGTTGTTGGCAACACTCAAATCTTCCACAAAGCTGAATTTTTGACCTTCCATGTTAGTGAGTTAAGTAAGAATACAATAAGGAAGAAAAGTTAGGATGAGAGATTCCGAGGGAGGATGTCGTGTTTTACAAGGAAAATAGATCTTGATTATATTGTTTAGCAAGATTAATCTTGAGAACACACGAAAATCAGAGCATTGACCTTGTGTTGATAAGTACATTTGATTACTTGACTTtttggaagaaaagaaaaagactaaaaAGCCTTAAACTTGtaattaataaatcataaaacaatttaaaatttgaattgTTGATTAGacttagggcgcgtttggttcgcggaatgtttttggaagaaatgaaatctttcaaaggaattggaatctgaaggaatggaatttgacggaatgtttttgattttttgaagattcaagtgagggacggaatgagacCTCCTGCCctcatccccaaggaatggagattccatcaaatgagggaatgttaacattccaacggaatgtgattcctccatctttaaccaactaaatacactaaggaatgaaattcaattccaattccattagattctatcaaattctgtgaaccaaacgcaaCCTTAGTAGCTTAACGTCTTTTTTTGCATGGGAAACATATATGCTTTCTGCCTTGTTGCTTTTAAAGTTCAATAAAAAGTCAAACTCTTTATAAACTTACTACAAAACCAAGGCAATAATCTAGCTTAAACCAAACTAAAGAGCTAACTTGTTTACTAACTAAATTTGATGTCAACAATTAGGCACTTTATATTAACGTGGGTTAGCTAATTGCTTAACAACATTTCATTATGAGGTCATGGTTAAATCTCCTTTAGTATAAGTAACATATTATCtgatagttgacttggtaactAAAAACATCCAAATATGTTTTTAGTATTGAAGATGATTTTTCTCTTTGAGAGATTTTATTAAGAAGATATGCACATCATATGGGCTCTCGTTTGAACACCgatatagataatatatgaTAGATTTTTCGATATTTATGAGTAATctactatattaataaaaaaaatttgtaatgaCATAAgatgtttttaaaaatgtataCTCTGCACATCCTTTTGATTTAATTATGACATTAtcatacttttttaattttaaataaaaaaatatttttctttttttaaatatatatcattaatattaacattaatgttcaaaaaaaaaatcttttaactttgatttttgtCAAATGATCACATTATAATGTTAGATTTTAATCACCTTTATTTATCGTTATAATAAGACGGTAACTATAGTGTCTTTCAGGATAATGGTTTTACCACCAACTGTATGCGTTTCAACATATGTGCATAACTACACAAATTTTGTTTCcgtttggttttattttttacatcaaaacttatcacaacttttcaacttatttaaaactaaatacaaTGTATTTAAAACATGctttgaatatatatgtaattatgtatttaAAATGGAATATACATGTAAATCTCCCTACAATATAATAACGTATTTTAAAGTTAACCGGATATCATTTGGtttatttataaaacgtttATAAGTTAAATCGGGTTAAACTTGATTAGCTAATTAAAATTTAAGAGAGAAACTAAAAAAACATGTCAGCATCGTTGATTGAAATAACCTCCACGTGGCATAACCATTGCAAACACCACAATCTTGACCAAAAACTTCATCCTAAATTGACTACGAgtattttttctctttcaatTTTTCACCAAtttccttttcattttattttctcaCTCCGCGTCTTATTTGTTATTTCTCTCTATCATCTCTGCAATTCCCTTTTCTTTTCCATCACGCCTGCAACCTATACATacaaaatatctatatctatatatccatATTAATATCCATATCCACACtcacagaaaataaaaaaagtaataaatctATCAATGGtttcaaatttatatatctatatatcacaATCAAACCCTAGCTCTTCAATCAATTAGGTTTAGCTTTTCCGTTAATTTCATGATTCCGATCTCCGATCAGCTTGCGGCATATACATACAGATTTCTGTATCTATAATAATCCtatcaatttttattatgtttcttTTCTGAAATTAATTTTAGGCTAATTTTGTGATTCCGATCTCCGATTAGCTCGGCACCTATACATACagatatatgtatctatattccttttgattttgatcatGCTTTTTTCCTTCAATTAAGTTTAGCTTTTCGTTAATTTCGTGATTCATTTGTGATTCCGATCTTTGATTAGCTCgacgcatatatatatatatacagatatctGTATCTATTATTCTATCCGTTTTCGATAGGTTTAGGTAAAAATTTGTATCTGTAATTCTATCGTTTTTTGATAGGTTTAGGCTTGTTTGATAAGTTTGTGATTGGTGAATTATTGATTGGAGGAAAAAATGCCGTCGCACGCGGATATTGATAGACAGATAGAGCAATTGATGGAGTGTAAGGCATTGAGTGAATCTGAGGTGAAAGTATTATGTGATCAAGCTAGGGCTATACTAGTTGAAGAATACAATGTTCAACCGGTAAAATGTCCGGTGACTGTTTGCGGTGATATCCATGGACAGTTTTATGACCTGATTGAGCTTTTCAAGATTGGTGGAAGTACTCCTGATACTAATTATCTTTTCATGGGTGATTATGTTGGTGAgtggttgtttttattttattttatatcatcTATTTTTGTCGTGGTTGCTAAAGTTGGGAACTTTTTGGAAGTGTGTTTATAATGCGGTTGAGTTTTGTCGTTTATATGTTGAAAGTTTGGGTATCGATGATTTTATGcaattagtgatggaaaactTTGAAGGCTTGCATGAATTAGATATGTAAATGAGCTCTGTGATGACGTAAAAATGAAGTTAATACTTGTGTTTTCTCAAATTTAGAAACTTTAGGgggttaattattattaattagagttttttt
The sequence above is drawn from the Erigeron canadensis isolate Cc75 chromosome 4, C_canadensis_v1, whole genome shotgun sequence genome and encodes:
- the LOC122597417 gene encoding phospholipid-transporting ATPase 3-like encodes the protein MSERKTGSSRSSSSSRGATQTVVDSISSSGSVQFSRVQPQSPGHRTVHCNDREYNYLAKFLGNAVSTTKYNLFTFFPKGLYEQFRRVANLYFLTISCLSFTPVSPVSPITNVIPLSIVLLVSLIKEAFEDWKRLQNDMTINNSPVDLLQDQKWVSVPWKMLQVGDIIRVKQDGFFPADLVFLATTNPDGVCYTETANLDGETNLKIRKALEKTWDYVTPERASEFKGEIQCEQPNNSLYTFSGNLVLQNQTLPLGPNQILLRGCSLRNTEYIVGAVVFTGHETKVMMNAMNVPSKRSTLEKKLDKVIATLFGVLLSLCLVGAIGCAIFVNVRHYYLQLDVNDESQQFNPGNRLLVFVLSIFTLITLYSPIIPISLYVSIEMIKFIQSTQFINNDLHMYHPETNTPALARTSNLNEELGQVEYIFSDKTGTLTRNLMEFFKCSIGGETYGTGVTEIEVGVANMEEVQNPSTKTHDKGFNFDDARLMCGAWRNEPNPDMCKEFFRCLAICHTVLPEGEETPDKIRYQAASPDEAALVTAAKKFGFFFYRRTPTMVYVRESHVEKMGNVQDVSYEILNVLEFNSTRKRQSVVCRYRDGRLVLYCKGADSVIYERLRDGNDEIKKITRVHMEQYGEAGLRTLCLAYRDLSPDMYESWNEKFIQAKSSLRDREKKLEEVAEMIEKDLSLIGCTAIEDKLQEGVPACIETLSKAGLKIWVLTGDKLETAINIAYACKLINNDMKQFTISSETDEIRHVESRGDQVEIAQFIKETVKTELQKYHKEAQRILSSQSGQKLALLIDGKCLMYALDPSLRSMLLNLSLNCSSVVCCRVSPLQKAQVTRLVRKGANKITLSIGDGANDVGMIQAANIGVGISGLEGMQAVMASDFAIAQFRFLTDLLLVHGRWSYLRLCKVVSYFFYKNLTFTLTQFWYTFQTGFSGQRFYDDWCQSLYNVIFTALPVVIVGLLDKDVSVSLSKNYPQLYQEGIKDSFFNWRIVGTLAFFAVYQSIIVYNFVVVSSTSGLTSSGLMLGHWDVSTLAFTCLVITVNLRLLMMCSTVTKWHNISIGGSVLLWFIFIFIYSIVFVNKGTFFTIYVLMSTVYFYLMVILVPTFALLADFIYQGFQRWLFPYDYQIVQEIHRHESDSVGVGLLDIANQLSPEEERRYAFAMLPKEKSKHTGFAFDSPGYESFFANQQGVVAPHKAWDVVRRASMKPKDKKPLNS